The window gaattgtgtaattagttatttttttccaactgcatttaatgttccGCATGCATTCGAAGATTTGATATGATAGATACTAtagaaaaaattttggaaactaaacaggcccTTCAGAAGATTTTTCACTGAAGAGCCGAAAGGCTCAGCGCAAGATCTACGCGAGAGACGGTAGAAGGGGACAATTGTCAATCAGCTAGCTATATATAAAACGAGTGGCATACAGAACAGAAACAACAACAAATGTCACGTACGTAGTATGTATAACCCGAGCTCAGAGTCAGAGAGAGCTGATGATGATCTATGACGAATTCCCACCTGCagacccctgaatttggtccaAAGAATTGCCAACTCTGAACTGAAGGAATGGCATGGCAGCAGGGCAAGAACATTTCAGGCGCTGGAAACCTTGGAGACCTTGGGAACATCCACGGGGAACCTGTGGATCTCGTCCATCCACGGGTTGGTCTCCTCCGCCGGGTTCACCGACCGGAGCGCCCGCCACACGGCGCTGTTGCACTTGAACCCCGAGCCGAAGGCGATCTGCCACACCCGGTCGCGCCGCCGGATCCTGCCCTTGGCCTCGCTGTAGGCGAGCTCGTACCAGAGCGAGCTGCTGGACGTGTTCCCGAAGCGGTGCAGCGTCATCCGCGACGGCTCCATGTGCCAGTCCGTGAGCGCCAGGTTGCTCTCCAGCTCGTCCAgcacggcgcggccgccggcgtggaTGCAGAAGTGCTCGAACGCCAGCTTGAAGTCCGGGATGTAGGGCCGCACCCCCTTCACCCTGAGCAGCTTCTTGGCGGCCAGCGACGCCATGAACAGCAGCTGCTCCGACAGCGGCAGCACCAGCGGGCCCAGCGTCGTGATGTTGGTCTTGAGCGCGTCCCCGGCCACGGCCATCAGGTCCCGCGACAGCGACACGCCGACCCGGccctcgccgtcctcctcctgcgTCACGCAGCCGAAGCACCGGTCGTCGGCGCCCTTGTGCGTGCGCACGGTGTGCACCAGCTCGTACTTGGCCCGCCGCCGGTCGGCGCGCCGGTTCGAGagcagcaccgccgcgccgcccatccGGAACAGGCAGTTGGACACGAGCTTGGAGCGGTCGTTGCCCGGGTACCAGTTGAGCGTGATGTTCTCCGTGCTGATCACCAGCGCGTACGACCCCGGGTGCGTCTGCAGCAGGTCCCTGGCGAGGTCGACGGAGATGAGCCCCGCGCTGCAGCCCATGCCGCCGAGGTTGTAGCTCACGATGTTGCCCCGGAGCTTGTAGTGGTTGACGACCATGGCGGACAGCGACGGCGTCGGGTTGAAGAGGCTGCAGTTGACGACCAGGACGCCGATGTCCTTGGGCCTCACGCCCGTCTTGGCGAGCAGCTCGTCCACGGCGCCGAACATGACCTCCCGCGCCTCGGCGCGCGCCGCGTCCATGGACGGGTTGGGCGGCACCCGCGTCACGGCGGGAGGCAGGTACGTGTCCTCGCCGAGCCCCGAGCGCTCCAGGATCTTGCGCTGGAACTCGAGGCTGGCGTCGGTGAAGGAGCCCGTGAGGCGCGAGCATCGCATGAAGGTGTCGCGCGAGCACCGGCGCTCGGGCCCCGGCTTGTAGCAGGCGAAGTCGACCAGGTACACGGGCCGCGGCCGCGTGAGGAAGTAGGCGGTggcgaggaagacgaggagcgcGGAGCAGGCGAGCACGGAGACGAGGTTGAGGCGGAGGTGCGCCCACAGGTCGGCGACGTCGCGCGGGGAGAGCGTGGAGAGGTGCACGGCCACGAGCACCATCAGCGGGGTGAGCAGCAGGTACATGCCGTGGGAGATGAGGTAGTGGTACCCCAGCTTCACGTACTTGAGCCGCACCGACTGCTGGAAGTCCGGCagccgccgcgacggcgacggcgacggctctGGCGCACCGGCCGCGGCATTCGTTGGCGGCGCTGGGTTGTCCATGGCCCTGTGAAGCAGATTTCGGTCAGAAAAACGCCAAAAATAATTTGCAACGCAGAAATCTGGGTGACTGAAACGCAATCTATCCTCCTAAATTTTTTACCAGAAGCCAAGAATTCAACAAAAATTGTGAAACAAAAAACTCATAGGTTCAGGCCTGGACTAAATTTGCCGTAATTTCCGCCTTTTCTGGGTAAAACAGCAGCAATTCAGAGAAGAAATGGAGAAAGAGCAGGGGAATTAACAAGGAACTGTGTCCAATCAAGACAGCGAATCTAGGGAGCCCAGACCAAATCACGAGCGCAGCTACGGGCACGGGCATCCCGAGGGAGAGGAGAAGAGAAAACAGCAGGGGCAGGACGGATCAACTCGCCGCGCGACTGCAGAAGCAGAGGGAAAGGCATCTCGACGCGTACCAATCGAACGGCGCGAGCGGCGGATGACGATGCGATCGCCTCGAGCACCAAGCCCCGCCGGATATGGAACCAGCCAACCGGTCGACCAGGCCTCGCGCGAAGGAAGATGGAGGAGTCAGGGAGGAGCAGGCTGTTCCCGTGTTCCGAACCGCAgagcagaggagaggagaggagccaCCGCccgttccccgccgccgcctgccggagCCGGGGTTTAATAGAGGAGACGAAGGGGGGAGCGGGGGGAAGGGGCGCCCGGCTCGTgggcccacccgccagcgtcGGCCGGGCGCACGCCAGCCGTGCGCTAGGCGTCGACCGATGGACGGCCGGATCGGGGTGGCGGGCGGCCGGATGTGGCCCGACGCCGCGGCCCCGTGCGTGTGCACCCGTTACTTCCCGGCACGTTCCGTTCCATCCGAACGCGGGCTGGCGGGCGGGTGACCGTTGCGGTGCTGCTCATTCCGTTGCGATGGGTGGGGGCCAGCTGTCAGCCACAGCTGTGTGCGGAGCAAAACGTGACGGGAGTGACGGGGTCACGGGGGGCCCGGCCGGTGTCTGTCTGTCCGTTAATCCGTTTCCTTCGGGGACGGGACGGCCCGCGTCCACGGAAGCTTCCACACGTCCGTCCAGTCAGCGCTCGGCGACCCGTGGTACATGAGGGGCGAGTGTACGGTTGCCGCACGTggagccgcgtcgccgccgttcTAGAAGCAGCAGGTAGTGGGTGCAGTACTTGGAACTGGAACCTTTGACCGGCGAGCTGTCGCCGGCGGCAGACGCGTCGTCAGGCGGGGACCGCGCGCGGAGTAGACACTTGACACATGTGTGGTATCCGGTTCCGGTGGTACAGTACCAAGCTGTCTAATAacggggtgtgtttagatccgtgaAAATCTGGTAGAAAAAGTCACATTGGACACTGTAATATATTGTaacattttttgtttgtttgtaatAAATATTGTCTtattataggctaactaggctcaaaaaattcgtctcgcaacgtacatcaaaactatacaattagtttttttatttacatacatttagtactccatgcatgagtcatttgttatttttaatgttttgatgtgatttcgatgtgatggaaagtttggaaaatttGGAGGAGTTTGGAGATGTGAACACAGAGCGGGTTATTTTTTCTCCGACGTCCCATAGCACGCGTTAAGTTTGCACAAGCACAATTGCATGCATACACGTACTTCCTGCGTCCTATGAAAGTGCATCCTGAGTTtgaaaaaattctataaaaattACAATTTTAGAGATTGGATctgaactactccctccgtcccaaaatgtAATTCTAGGATCAAGCACACAAACTAATGCTAGATGTAAAATTACCAAAATATCATTTGTCTTTGTGACGAGTGGATGAGGTGTTAGTTGTTTTTTTGAGAATGTTCCGGAtattatcttttcttttgtaggtAGGTCAAAGTTACTATTTTTTAtaggacaaattttgaactctatACTTACAATTATTTTGGGACGAAGGGTGTACTTGTCTAATTAAGTAGTCATATTTGAATCACATgccaaaactaattatatgTAGCAAGCAAATGAGGGTATGAGAGTCTTTTCACACCACCACTAAtctgtttgaaaaaaaatatagaattGCACTCTTAATAGGATGGAAGGAATATGCTTTAACTTAAGTGGCAGAAACTCTACCTTTTCAATTAAGAGGGAAAGAAAGTTTTAGAATATTATATCATGAGAGAAGAAACTATGGCACTCTTAAGATTTTCTATTGAGTCCTAAAAAGAAGTATTAGTCCAAACAATACCCTAGCCCGATAATCATTCAAGTCGGATCGGGCCTATAGTATTTTTCAGCTTTCTGTCCGAAAGTTTAGGCCCGTCGCCAGCTCGGTGAATGCAAGACAATAATCTTGGCCCAAGCCCATCCGATGTGAGGTCAAGCTGGTTGTGTTGGATTGGGTGGCCCATGACCAGATCTAAGAGACAATAAAACCACAAACATGGTCATCAGATGTGACCGCATACTAAGGCCatatttagttttcaaaaattttaaagATTCTCCGTCATatcgaatttttagacacatgtatggagcattaaatatagtttaaaaaaaatccaattgcacagtttagctgtaaatgatgagataaatcttttgagcctaattagtccatgattggacactaattatcaaataaaaacgaaagtgctacagtaggcaaacccaaaaaaattcgcgaactaaacacgtcCTAACTGGGGATCCAAAATTTAGGGCAGGCATTTTGTGGAGCTTGCATCGACAACCACCTCGCCCATTATCACCATTGATGTGGCATATGATACATTGACATTTCAACAAGCAAGGTACACTGACATTTTATGAAAAAGTTAACGGGTTGGGGAATGGAACAAATGAACCAACATACCTCCTCCGTTCTAAAATAAATATTGTTTTAGAGAATTTCAGACACATTGATCATTCTAAGGCCAATCTTAATAAAAGCTTTATAAAGAGTTTCATGGCATTAAATTCAATGtcacatcatcaattttgctgtcattaaataaatattatttgCAAAAAATGTATTCCCTCCATCTCAAATTTTAATCATTTTACtttttaaatatattagttttacTATACACTTAGATATAACAATTATATATCTAGAAAATCAAAACAACTAATAACTTAGGATAGTGGGAGTAGTCGAGTAGATACGTGACCAGTCCGTTTTCCATTCCAATTTTTTTCGTGAACATGCATGCACACGCGCATGTAGATattagggagagggagaggaagagaatCCGACCTCGCCTCGCCTGCCTGGAGCAGTACGGAGGTGGCCGCCCGGAGGGAGTACGGATGTGACCTCACTGGAGGAAGTACGGTGGGCAGAAGCGGCCGGGGCCATGGCAGGTGGCGCCGGCGTGgcgcggcccggccggccggatcAAACGACCCCTCGGCGCGGCGAAAAGCCGCAGGACCGAGGAATATCCCGCCGGCCCGCGACGAATGGACGACCCCTCGGCGACGAAAGGGACGGACCATCGGCGAAAGATCCGTTGGATCAGGATCACCACCAGCATCACCGGGTCCAAAAGCAAGGTGGCCGCCCGAGATTCTCCCCCCTTCCGCCGGAGATGCGGCACGGGATATTCGAGgcgccgagggaacattcccgTTCACCGGGAGGATCACCGCGCGCCGAACCGAACCCTGCCTGCTGCATGTGCCCCCGTCGTCTTCGTCTCGATCCACGCCCGCGCATGCTCATTCGTTTGCTCGCCATCAATAGATGATTGAATTCACACTGACCCGAAGTTCCAAACACTGTACACTGCCTTGCATCAAATCAAGATAACTAGAACACGAGACAGCAAACCTCTAGCTGTGCGGCCTGCATGGATCGCGATCCAAGCTAGGCAGCCGCAGTAAGCTAAGCTAGCACCATGAAATCAAAGCACTCTCAGATTTACTAcgtctctctctcactctctgtTGTATGTACCGTCAGGTCCGATCGATCTACACTTGCCACGATCAGAAGGGGAAGGTGGCGGCGAGGCATGCTCAGGCGGAGGTGGtgtgcgacgacgacgacacggCCGGCGAGCCCGAGCTGGCGTCGCCGCTGCGCCGGCCGTCGGAGCACCCGCTCGACTTCCTCGGCGGGCCCTGCGGCGCCCGCTGCACTCCGGACGGCAGCGTCGCCACCGGAGCGTACACCGTGCCggcggtcgtcgtcgtcgtcattcctgacgcgtcgccgccggctggctgtgccgccgccgccgccgcgtactccggcggcggcacccagaTGCCTCCCACCACGATGAACTGCGgcacgggcggcgccggcgcggcgctggcGCTGATGCCGGTGCTCTGGACCGTCGCCGTCGCGTTCGGCCGCCTCGTGTGCAGTCGATACTTCTGAACCATCATCAAACGTTTTTGTGAGAACAGAAGCTGATGTTAAGGTTAACAAGGCATGATGATCATCAGAGATGATAAGACGGCTGACCTGCAGATGGCTCTTGACCTCGTCGTTGGTGAGGCCGTCGACCTTCATGAGCTCCCGGATCTGCTTCGGCGTCGCCACTGCACGCATTAGCACGGCACGAGATTAATCTTCAGTTTCAATACATTTTCAGCTGCTTGGGCGAGCTAATGCGATTTGATCCCTCGGTTCTTGTGGAACACCGACCGTGGGATCCGCCGAGCTGCCGAAGCGCCTGCAGGAACCGGCGGTGGAGCTccggcgcccagcaccggcgcggcTTCCGGGcgggcgcctgcgcctgcgacTGGCCCTCTTCGCCGCCCTTGCTGCCCTTCTTACCGCTCCCCTTGTCCTTGGCGTCTCCGCTCGTCTCCTTGTCGTCGCTGCGCGGCCGCCTCTCCGCCGCGTCCGTGTCGGCGGGCGCACCGTCGCTGCTGTCCccgacgaccgccgccgccgaactcgccgccgccgtggtcgccgACGAGGCCGGCGCCTCGGCGCGCTTCTGCCTCTCGAACGGCTGGAACGCGCCGCCGGCCTTCCGGGCGCTCAGCGCCACCGGCTTGCACAGCGGCTCCTGTGGGGGGATTGAGATGATGCACGACGGTTTCGAGTGCCAGACAAGGAGGAACCATACCACACGGCTTGTGACATACCTTGCGCGGGGACGACGGGGACGATGGCCGCTGCTCCGGCTCCTGGCTCCAGAGCTGCACGGAGCGGAGCCAGTCCGGCGTCGCCTGCTGCTTCctggcctccggcggcggcggcgtctcggccgcctcctctcccttcccggcgccggcgccgctctcGTGCTCctcggaggagagggagaggctggGCTTGAGCGGCATGAGCTCCTCGAGCACGGGGCCGTGGTCGCTGACCGTctcctcgctgccgccgccgccgccgccgtccacctgGCTCCTCATCCCCTCAATAGCTGCACGAAACGAAACACATTTGAGCGATGCTGAGACCGACCGACCGACCGACCAACCGCCGCATGGAACGGGaggacggcgagctcgagctgagCCGCCGCCCCGCGAGGCCGAGGCAGGGAGGCACGCGACGCGACGTACTCTGCGTGACGAGCTCGAGGCAGAGGGGCAGCTCCCGCTGGAACACCTGGATCTtgcgccgctcctcctcgagCGCGAGCAGGTactcgcgtcggcggcggcgctccgagcgcggcggcgggtccATCCCGGCCTCCCGCGCCGTGCTGGCTCGATCGGCTCGCCGTGGGGGAGGGTcggagggaggaagaggagaggacAGAGGGCAGAGTGGGGAATGGAATGGAATCGGGGTCGGGGCGTCGCGTCGGAGGCGAATCTTCCCTCGCTTATTCCCGCACGgcaggcgggggcgggggcgggagcGTGACCAGTGAGGGTCTGACGGGTGGGGGTGGGTGAATAGGGACGGACACaaataggggggggggggggcgtgaaTATTCGGCGGCGATTCCAGGTCCGGTGCGGGTGGGGGCTGCGTGAGCGTGACCGAcggggagaggggagaggggagaAAAGGAGGGCAGCGGGGCCTGCGGGGGAACGCGCTGGGGGCCGAACATCCGACTacggccttgtttggtttggttcagAATTGTAGGTTTGTAGCGCTAGTGAATAGTAACAAATTTTGACTattaattatggtgtcaaacaaaatcagtttacaaaaccaacttcgaAACTctcgcgctagtgaccctgaagaatctaatgaggtctttgaccgcgcgattagaggatggttactgtaacatcactgtagctaattatcgattaattaccgtcattagtttcgtcgtgaaaaattacacacatccctaaaaaaattttgcaaattgacttcatttagtgcttcatgcatgcAAAATTCTTTTTTCGGGATTTGTGCGTGCTAGAAATCTAGCATCACCCAGATTCGGGAGGAGCCCGTCCCCCTCGTTGGAGCATCTCCACGAGTTCAATCATTTTCGATTTATCTTTCTCTAAAGTTGAATTTTAGttctaagggtgtgtttagttggtgaaaagtttggattttgatactgtattatatttcgttgttatttgacaaataatgtccaattatagactaattatgcttaaaagattcagctcgtgctaatcagttagatgtgtaattagttattttttcaactacatttaatgatctatgtatgtgtccgaaaattcgatgcGATGGAAattgtgcaaaaatttttgagaactaaacagagcctaagTTTCAAAATGcgcatgaattttttttttgccaattcTCCTAGGTCAATAGAGTCGGTGAGTCAGTCGCCGAATCGCCTCGTTGCGCAATACGAACGGCAATGGAAAAGCACCCATTTTATAAATTCTTTGATCTTTTACTCGTCTTCTTTGTTTTGTGGGGCTTTATCGTTTTATCTTacctttatttttatatttttcaatattTATAATTAGGAAATTACCCTCCATTTCTTATGAAACATGGACGACACGCTCGATCATCTCTGCCGTCAgcaccctccctcccctccactCAGGAGCGGAGCCACAAGGGCGAGCTAGTGCAGCTACCCTAACTGCCTCTAGGTGAGCTCCAGAGCATATATGTTAACAACAAAGTTAgtaagaaagaagaagaaagatggatctAACATCTGAGGAATATAGGAAGAATAGAGAAGATCAAAGAATTGGCTTCTAGAGAAGTAAAAGTTCATACAAGTTATTTGATACCCTTTCTCCTCGCACGCACTCAGTATTTAATCAGCGACTTTCTTGTGTTTACATCTAGCGAACCCATTTGCTGCCGCTAAAATGTTCACTAGGCTTTTTGGTGCGGCGGCTTATAGTAGTAGATGCTTCCTCCGTTTCATAGGTGCTGACAATATCCCCCATTTTCAACTTCGGCAGGAGGTcatgacggcgcggcggcgccctccaaACGCGAGGACGATGATCCTCTGCTATTGAGAATCGTGAGACTCATATTGGACCATTGGGGCGTGGCCTATAGGACTTCGTGGCCTCATAGGCTTCCCGATCAAGTGGGCTGCGGCCACTTAAGCAATTCAGGGTAATGCCTCAGCCCAGCACTGCGTCTTCTTGTCACCAAATACCGCTGCCGTCTTCGGCAGTTCACCCGCCTACAATCTCGCTCAGGCGCTCAAGCCGGCGCATCGCTGTCCTGCAGCCCTGCCTCGGCACCCGCGCAGTGGATCCTGTGCGCCGCTATCGCGGGCGTCTGCAGCCAAGCATGATGCCTTGGCGCCTCGCTTCAGCTGTCATGCAAAAATTTTATCGTAGAACTCCGCCCTATGTCATTTTCTGAACTGTCTTCCCACTGCCTCCACTCCTATGCTGTTGTTAGGTTTATGAGTGGAAGCTTGTGCAGCAGTGTCGGAGGCAGCAGTGGTGGCACCCTCAGCATCTTTTGCCGTGGTTTCTCCTCCGCTCTTGTCGATGGTTGCTGGTCGCTTTTGATGGCGATGACACTAATGGGGTATTTGCAAGGGATAGGCAGATTCAAGCTTCGCTTTTACCTAAAAGTAGGCTAGATGGTTGCAGTTGAGTCCCTGAAGGTTAGTGATATGAAAAATAAGGCTGTCGGTTTCTGTAAACCAGAACAAGTGCAACGGCAGCACTTCATAAGTtcgtgttatatatatatatgggctTGTATCTTGTTGATGAGAAGGTGGGCCGAGTTGGGTTAGGTGTTTTGGAAAGGGTGGTTTCAGCCCGGaaatcctatatatcttccgcAAGAAATTATTCTACTCATCTTCTACTGTTTGAGATCCGTGCAGAATATGATGAACGGATCAGATCAAAAGCTGATGGAAGAGGGCTAGTTGAGCGCACATGGTTGCATAAAGCGGGACACGTGGTGGCGCATGGCTGGCTGTATCAAGCTGTAGCAGGTTAGTGGTTGACGAACTTTCTTTTGACTTCAAAATTTCAGATTCATTTTTTCTTCAAACCATAAATACGTTTCAAATTCTGTTTGAACCATGATGTTTGTTAGAATTTATACAACAAATCAAGGTCCATTATGAATATATTTAAATGTTTTAAATACTTTTCAAAAATTAACATTCAAAATGTATTATTTCAACAAATTGTGTTTATGTGTTCAACATTCTTGACATACTGCATCAACATTTCAcataaaatgttgaattagtaTATTTAAAATGTTGAACTAAGTCTACCTAGATGTTGAATTCAGTATTTTTAAATGTTGACTATAttactttaatattttaaacaAACTGATCGTAAATTCTTTAGCAAAATAACACATTACAATCACATATTCAAAGAAATAACAAAAAAACAAGCATAATATACTTTCATTACTTTGCCGCTGCTGCTATTGCTATTGTATGTCCTGCTAGGTCCGTGGTAGCTGCTTCTGGTTTCCACTTCCACACGTAAAGAAAAATAGCAGGCCGGCAACGTGTCTTCCTCACTTAAAGGAAAAATAGCAGGCCGGCAATGACGTAGTGGGCCGTAAGCAGGCCGTGAGACATATACCTTATGCATCTTCCGGAATATAGATAGGTGCCCCCGTTTCAGCCCGGAAGAGGTCTACAGGATTCaagctattttgatttctaTTCTAAAAAAAAGTTATTTCAA is drawn from Panicum virgatum strain AP13 chromosome 1N, P.virgatum_v5, whole genome shotgun sequence and contains these coding sequences:
- the LOC120655050 gene encoding transcription factor NIGT1-like is translated as MDPPPRSERRRRREYLLALEEERRKIQVFQRELPLCLELVTQTIEGMRSQVDGGGGGGSEETVSDHGPVLEELMPLKPSLSLSSEEHESGAGAGKGEEAAETPPPPEARKQQATPDWLRSVQLWSQEPEQRPSSPSSPRKEPLCKPVALSARKAGGAFQPFERQKRAEAPASSATTAAASSAAAVVGDSSDGAPADTDAAERRPRSDDKETSGDAKDKGSGKKGSKGGEEGQSQAQAPARKPRRCWAPELHRRFLQALRQLGGSHVATPKQIRELMKVDGLTNDEVKSHLQKYRLHTRRPNATATVQSTGISASAAPAPPVPQFIVVGGIWVPPPEYAAAAAAQPAGGDASGMTTTTTAGTVYAPVATLPSGVQRAPQGPPRKSSGCSDGRRSGDASSGSPAVSSSSHTTSA
- the LOC120655049 gene encoding 3-ketoacyl-CoA synthase 11-like, whose amino-acid sequence is MDNPAPPTNAAAGAPEPSPSPSRRLPDFQQSVRLKYVKLGYHYLISHGMYLLLTPLMVLVAVHLSTLSPRDVADLWAHLRLNLVSVLACSALLVFLATAYFLTRPRPVYLVDFACYKPGPERRCSRDTFMRCSRLTGSFTDASLEFQRKILERSGLGEDTYLPPAVTRVPPNPSMDAARAEAREVMFGAVDELLAKTGVRPKDIGVLVVNCSLFNPTPSLSAMVVNHYKLRGNIVSYNLGGMGCSAGLISVDLARDLLQTHPGSYALVISTENITLNWYPGNDRSKLVSNCLFRMGGAAVLLSNRRADRRRAKYELVHTVRTHKGADDRCFGCVTQEEDGEGRVGVSLSRDLMAVAGDALKTNITTLGPLVLPLSEQLLFMASLAAKKLLRVKGVRPYIPDFKLAFEHFCIHAGGRAVLDELESNLALTDWHMEPSRMTLHRFGNTSSSSLWYELAYSEAKGRIRRRDRVWQIAFGSGFKCNSAVWRALRSVNPAEETNPWMDEIHRFPVDVPKVSKVSSA